A window of Methanolobus sediminis contains these coding sequences:
- the bcp gene encoding thioredoxin-dependent thiol peroxidase, with translation MSKNSLTEGQKAPDFCLPDQDENNICLKDLEGKWVVLYFYPKDNTSGCTKEAQDFTALKADFESENAVILGISKDSIKSHIKFIEKKELGITLLSDESTDIHQLYDVWRLKKNYGKEYMGTVRSTFLIDPEGNIAKIWDNVRVKEHAEKVLEVLREMKN, from the coding sequence CTCCTGATTTTTGTCTCCCAGACCAGGATGAAAACAATATATGTCTCAAGGATCTTGAAGGTAAATGGGTAGTTCTCTACTTCTATCCTAAAGATAATACATCAGGATGTACAAAGGAAGCACAGGATTTTACAGCCCTGAAAGCTGATTTTGAATCCGAGAATGCAGTAATTCTTGGAATCAGCAAAGATAGTATAAAATCCCATATAAAATTCATTGAGAAAAAGGAACTTGGAATCACACTTCTTTCAGACGAAAGTACCGACATCCATCAACTTTACGACGTATGGAGATTGAAAAAGAATTACGGCAAAGAGTATATGGGAACCGTAAGAAGTACTTTTCTCATTGACCCTGAAGGCAATATTGCAAAGATTTGGGATAATGTAAGAGTAAAAGAGCATGCTGAGAAGGTGCTTGAAGTTTTGAGAGAGATGAAAAACTAG